In Leclercia adecarboxylata, the sequence CACGGGCTTTATGCCATTGCTGCACTGATGAAAGCGGTAGAACAGGGCAGGGAAGTGACCAGTCTGTCACAGTGTTGCAGATCATATCTGCCAGGCGCACCAAAGTGCCGTAAACAAGCTCTGTGCGCAGATCCGCCACCATGCGCTTTTCGCGTAGTGATGCCAGATAATCAATCTCTTTGGTAATGTCAGAATTTAAGCGGGTCTGGTAATCCATGATGTACTCCTTTGCGCGCCGATACCGGCAATTTTGATAGGGGCCGAAACCCCTATGCCTTATATGTACAGCCCCCGCATGGCAGGGGCTTGCCCGTCAGAACGTCATGTTAAATACATGCCCGTCATAGAATCTGAATTCGCCCATAAACAGATCACGCGCATAAGCCTCAAGGTCAAAATAACGCGCTACGCAATCAGGTATACCATTCAGCAAGCCGCTAATATCCAGATATTCCTGTGCGTACGTTTCCTCATCCTTAGCCTCGCCCATGTAGGCATTATCAAACTGGTCATAATCAGTGCTGCTGAACAGTTCGACAAACGCCAGAAACGCCGCCTCCCGGCCTTCCTCGCTGGCTTGTTTAAAGCCGTCGATGAATTCCCATTTAATGTGACCCTCTGACGCCATATCTGCCGGAAAACCCTCCCAGTCTTGAAACATAAACTCAGGATCAGCTTCATTGGCGTGCAGCTCGCGGCAGCGCTCATAAAATTCCTCAGAACTGTCAAATTCAGTCAGATCGAGCCAGGCTCCGGCAATGCTTCCGCAGTTGTATTTATGGTAGGTGCCAACATAAACAGCAGGGGTAGTTACAGTAGACATGGTTTACTCCTTTAAGCGCCGATACCGGCAATTTTTCGGGCGGCGGTGTTGCCTCCCGATGATTTAATTATCGGTGATTATGCCTTTAAAGTCAATACAAGTACGGAATATATTTACCTGTTTTTTTTATGCCCGTCAGGGCATGGAAGGCGACCGCGCCGGACTCCACCGGACACCGGGGGCAAATCGCCGGAAACTGCGGCGCTGACCGGCGCGCCCGGCCAACCCCCCTCCCTGCTAAGCCATAACCCCCTCACCGCCACGCAGCTGCCGCACGTCCCCCACGGGGGTGCGCAGTGGGCGCCGCGCGCCTGCGCGCGGGAACGGCGGCCCGCCTGCGGGTCGCGGCGCCGTACTGCGAGTTACCGGGCGCCACGCGGCCGGTTACGGGGGACACCGCACCGCACGGCCAGCTGATGGGTTGCCAAGCGGAGCGCGGAGGCCGCAGGCCGGAGGCGTCAGTGACAGCTGCCCGCAGGGGCGAGACGCGTAGCGGCTCGATGCGCAGCACAGCAGAACGGCCCCGGAGGGGTGACGTCCGGGGTAAGGTTTTGTTAATCAACGTAGCGCCAGACATGCGAAGGCACTTTGTCCCACAGCTTGCCTGAAACAATTTCAGCGCGCCGGTGATCAGCAGCAGACTCAAAAGCGCCATAATCGCACTCTGGCACCTGGTCACGATCCAACATCGACTGATAGACCTTTTCCAGCGTATCGCGCTGGCGGCAAGCCCTGAAGCGCATCAGATAGTATGAGCGACGGGCTTTGTATTCGAAGTTTGACAAGGGAAGCATCCATTTCGGTAAGCGGCAGGCGAAGCCTGGCACATTTAGAGGTTTTGAGTTTATCACGGCCAGAGAACGCCTAAATCGCCCTCTGAGCGCTTCAACTAAAAAAGGCGGGGATTACCCGCCTTTTTCCTTACAGCTGCTTACGAGGCTTTTTGCGCGTCATATACAGCGGTAACGCGCAGTCAATGGCGTATAAAAAGCACGCCAGCGCAGCACATCCAAACAACAACGCCAGCGGGCCATTATCGGCATTGCTAAAAATACCCGTAGCAGCACACAGACCTAATACAGCAGCGATGGCGCATGAGAGCTGAACCATTTCACGCATACCGGCACGAACCATAAACCAGGGCAGGGCGAGAGCGGCAGCGCTGGCAAACAGCGCGAGGGGGATTAAAACGAAAAGATAGTGCATGTGATATTCCTCATTGAATGCCGATACCGGCGATTAATCGGGGGCGGTGTTGCCTCCCGATGATTTAATTATCGGTGATTATGCCTTTAAAGTCAATATAAGTACGGAATATATTTATATATATTTACCCCCCGTTTAGGGGGGTATCCAGTTTATTTTTTACTGATCGCGGCGGCTGCCTGGTGAATCGCTGATTGCAGGCCGTGGCTAAAATACTCGTTACCAACGTTCCACAGCTTGCCGGAACGAAAAGCCGCAACGGTGCAATCATCCCCAATCACCGTTTTATAACGGCTTTTAACGCTTGCGATCGCTTCCTCGATCAGAGCATCGGAGCATTCACGCGAGGTGAAAAGGTAGTTAACGCCGCCATAAACTTTATTGAATGGGTCGTTACCGTACTCATACATATCCGTCATACCGTCAAAACGGCCTTCCTGAAAACGGCTGATTATGGCGTCCACTTCTTCGGTTGTCGGGCCGTCTGTCCAGCCCACATTGATGCAGGAATAATCACGCATACGCACCGAAAATTTAATACCTTTGAAATGCTTTTTCAGCAGCAGGCGGATATTTTTTGCCGCCAGTTTCGCCGTGCTGGGTTCGTCTTTCTTGGTCAGTAAATCCTGATAGTCTGGATTCGTTGATACCTGCTCACGGCTGCGCTGTTCTTCCTCTGCCTTGCGCGCGGCTTCTTCTTCGCGGCGCTGCTTACACACGCGAACGATTTCGCGGCGGCGGCGGATTTCATCAAGTGACAGTGTTTTATCTGTTAGCGTCCAGCCAAAGCGCGCATTGATCCGGGCTTGCGCAACGGTGAACGCGGTCGGTAATTCGAGGTTTAAGAGGGTGTAGGAGATTTCGCCATCAGAGAGAGTTACTTCACTGACTGCAACCTCATCATTGAGATGTTTCAGGCACTGACCAACTTTCAGTAATTGAGTGTTCATGTAGGACTCCTTTAGCGCCGATACCGGCAATTTTTCAGGCGGCGGTATTGCCTCCCGATGATTTAATTATCGGTGATTACGCCCTTAAAGTCAATACAAGTACGGGATATATTTACCTGTTTTTATGCCCGTCAGGGCATGGAAGGCGACCGCGCCGGACTCCACCGGACACCGGGGCCAAATCGCCGGAAACTGCGGCGCTGACCGGCGCGACAGGCCAAACCCCCTCCCTGCTAAGCCAAAACCCCCTCACCGCCACGCAGCTGCCGCACGTCCCCCACGGGGGTGCGCAGTGGGCGCCGCGCGCCTGCGCGCGGGAACGGCGGCCCGCCTGCGGGTCGCGGCGCCGTACTGCGAGTTACCGGGCGCCACGCGGCCGGTTACGGGGGACACCGCTCCGAACGAAAAAAGGCACCCCATTGGGTGCCTTAATCTGTTTATCAGCTTCAGATTTCTGTTGAGCCGATCCATTGATTTTCCAGGTAAGCATTAGCGCCGTCCTGTATACCTTCCGGCTGTACTTTGCTTAAAAGCTCATGAGTCCATCCGCCATCTGGCGCTTTTTGACTGTAAATTTCATTTCCTTCCAGACTCTTGATAATGAGCCTGCTGTGTTTTACGGGGGTCAGAATGTCTGGTTCGCCCGCCCGCTGGTCTGTTATGTAATGCAAACGCAGCTCCTGTAGTGTGGCTAATTTTATGCCCGGCTATTGCCGGGCAGGGGATTAAAGCGGGGCGTAACGCATGAGTTCACGCTCCAGATCTTCTTTAAAATCCTTCTCAAAATCCCAGGCACGCCAGATAAGCAGGCCTGTTTCTTTGCAACGGATTTCAACCTGGTGATCGTCATATTTGGATACTGCCGCAATTTTAACGTTAACCTGCGTCACCGGACGCTCAGCCAGCATTTGCTCTATTGCCTTTCTTTCCATTTCCATACTCCTTAAATACTGCCGATACCGGCAATTTTTCGGGCGGCGGTATTGCCTCCCGATGTTTTAATTATCGGTTATCGCGCCTTTAAAGTCAATACAAGTACGGAATATATTTACCTTTACTTATATCCGTCAGGGCATGGAAGGCGACCGCGCCGGACTCTACCGGACACCGGCCGCAGGGGAATTAAAGGCTTTGCGCGTCCAGGAGATTCACCTGGGCCGGGGTAACGTGAAATTTTTCCCCTTTGTGGATCACGTTATCTGGCGCGGTTATTTCATCACTGATAAAGCTCACCGGATAACGTTTTTTTCCGCAAATCCGCTCGCTAAACCATGCCACTTTTGCCGCTGGCCTATCGAGTGGATGAACAATCATACCCGCCATGCTGCAACCCGTGGCGGGTTCGTCCAGCGTGATGCTTACCGGGACTGTATCCCGGTAAAAGAACTTAACCGGCGGCGCTGCTGCCTGCGTAGCGGCTGAGAGCAACGCCAGCCCGATAACCGCTATCCGATTAATAAGCATTTTATTCCCCTTACTCATGCTGGCTTATCACCTTGCCAGCTGTTACCAGTTTACGAAAGTCGCTTTCATGAATTTCACGCCCATGCTCAAGCGCTGAATACACGTTGCCGATTAGCCAGTTACCAGGCGTTTTTGTCTCGGTATACCACCATGCTTCCGTCAGAATAAGCAGCGGCTCGCTATCCTCGCCCTTTTCATAAATCCAGATTTTAGTGACGTCTTTACCCGTTTCGTTACTGCCCTGGATAGTCGGGTCAAAGGTATGATCGATTTCTATATCGAAGTAACGCTGAAGGAAGTTGGTAAAGTGCATGACGACTCCTGTTTGCGCCGATACCGGCAATTTTTCGGGCAGCGGTATTGCCTCCCGATGATTTAATTATCGGTGATTATGCCTTCAAAGTCAATATAAGTACGGAATATATTTACCTGTTTTTATGCCCGTCAGGGCATGGAAGGCGACCGCGCCGGACTCCACCGGACACCGGCCGCAAATCGCCGGAAACTGCGGCGCTGACCGGCGCGCCCGGCCAACCCCCCTCCCTGCTAAGCCATAGCCCAGCTCGCCGCCACGCAGCTGCCGCACGTCCCCCACGGGGGTGCGCAGTGGGCGCCGCGCGCCTGCGCGCGGGAACGGCGGCCCGCCTGCGGGTCGCGGCGCCGTACTGCGAGTTACCGGGCGCCACGCGGCCGGTTACGGGGGACACCGCACCGCACGGCCAGCGCCCCGCTGAGCTGCACGATCCACGGATAATGCAAAGTAGGTTGTAGGGGAAGTGGCCGTCAGCTGGGGAAGGGGTTGTCAAGCGCAGCGCGGAGGCCGCAGGCCGGAGGCGTCAGTGACAGCTGCCCGCAGGGGCGAGACGCGTAGCGGCTCGATGCGCAGCACAGCAGAACGGCCCCGGAGGGGTGACGTCCGGGGTTCCGCTTTTAAGCATTTTTGAATGCTCTGGCGATACCGCTGATGCAGAATAAAATCACACCTGTGCCGCCTGTAACACCGAAAGTGGAAACCCAGGCATTCCACGCGTGTTTCATGCTTGCGCCGTCTCCCGGCTGAAAATAGTTCCAGTACACCATGCCAGCGATCACTGATATAGCTATGCAGACAACCGCCCAGGCTAACTTTAGATTTTCCTTCGTTGATGCTTTCATACCTGCCACCTTATTCAGATACGTTAATGCTCAGCTTTTCTGCCAGCTTTTCGCCAGATAAAAAAACGCATATCCATTTCCCGGTCACTAAGAAAACGGACGTCGCCGCTCGTCCTTCAATATCTGACCTGTCCTCAGTGTGGGATATTAACTCGCGCTGGATGATGTGCGTCTCGCCTCTATCATCCTTTACGGCGATTAAACCCCCTATAGAACAGGGATTGCTACTACTAATGTTGGTGCTGTTTTCGATTTTGTTCAGCATAGTTTTCCCTCAACTATTGCGATGTAAGCGACTTAAAGAAATCAGACGCCTTGAGAATATCGCTATCCTGGAAGGCGGGGAACGTCGCTTCTGTCAGCTCCTGCGCGCTATCTGCCCGTATAACGGTTTCATCGCGGATCATCGTTCGCTTAACGCCATCAGCCTGTTTTTTGCTGAATGAATGGCGAAAAACAACCGTATACTTGCCGCCATTATCCTGATGAACAGCAGTATCCCAGCGATGATTACCCTGTTTGCGAAAGTGGTGATAGATTTGCTGGCCGTAGCGCTCCTGATCGGAATTACGGTAATCGAACATTAACAGTTCCAAAAGCATTAACCGGGCTGGCAATTGCCAGGCGGTTGGTTGTTGAAGTGTCGCTAACATAGTTCCTCCTGAGCGTGACGGTCACGATAAGGCGGGCATTGCCCGCCTGGTTATCAGTTAATCAATGGCACGATAAATGCGGTTCTGGCTTTCTATCTCCAGCGTATTCACGTACTCACGCAACAGGTGATACCGGTTAGCCATCGTTTCGTTCAGCTCGGCTTTGCCTTCTTCATATGCCAGCCCGCAAAAGTAGCTGTAGGCGTACAGGCAAACAATAATCCCCACTTCGCGCGGGCTGCATTCATCTTCAAAATAGTTAGGCAACGAGAGCCAAAGAGAGTGGGGCGCTTCGATAAAAAATGCGCCATTACTGGCCTGTAGATACTCCCAATAGCCACCCTGGTAGTCTTTAGCGTAACGATTAAGAAAGGACTGAATGAAGTGATCAGCGCTGAAAAAGGCGTTGTGAAAGGCTGCTGGCATGAAGTTCATGCGGGCGTTTTCAGAAATGTAGCGAGCGGTGATTTCGATAGTTTCCATGATACTTCCTCTTTAAGCCGATACCGGCAATGGTTAAGTGGCAGGCACATCACCTGCCACGTTTTAAATTATCGAATAAAGGTGCGCATAAGTCAATATTTGTACGAATTATATTTACACATATTGCTTAATTGTCTTGCGTGGCCATCACGTTATACCCCTTCTGCAATGAACTTTTTAAAGGCCCGCAGCGTCCCCACAATACGCGACCGGGTTTGCTCGTCGCCGTCGCGCAGCTGCTCCAGTTTCTCAACGACCGCTATTTGTGGCAGGCCGGTTTCCTCTTTGAGCTTCACGATCCCCGCATTGAATTTCAGCAACGTTGTATCCGGGACTTCATCGCCCAGGTAAGGGCGCAGCCACGCGCATTCTGCGAACGGGTCAACCAGCCGCTGTAACTCAATAGCCGTTGCTTCCAGCGCGCGGCGGTCGGTTCTGATGGTGCCGGTTTGCGGATCTACACAAATGTCATGCCAGTTTTCATGCACAAAGCTGTCTCTGTAGTGAAAACCGTTCTCGCCCTGTTCGGCGCAGGCCAGGAGACTGACAATTGAATCCAGCGGCCGCGTTTGCAGCATCCGGGCCGTCGCCATCCCCATAGCATTAACCATGATCCCATGAAGCCCCAGCGCTTCCTGGCGGTATTCGGCGGCAATATCATCCTGCGCTATATCCAGCCAGCGCATGGCGCCTGACCAGGCAGACCATAGCTTTTCGGCCGCGTCGCGCTGCTGAAGCGTAGGCTCGCTACTGGCGCGCAGGCTGAGCATCTTTTTGGTGGCATCATTAAGCGCCTTAAAACTGATAAGGCGTGAGCTTTTCGCGGGAACGGCGTTATGTTCAAAATCGACCGCCCCTGCAAGGCCGGAAACATTTTGCGCCAGGTACATCGCCAGCTGGTTAACCGGGTCGTTGTTGTTGTAAGCCATGCTGATCGCTGCTGCTGGTTTGCTGGCGTTGTTGTTAATGTCAGCAAAAAACTGCTGGCGCATTTCAAGCGGCAGGCCAACCGTCAACAACAGGCTGATAGTGTCGCCGGTGTTTGCGTAGTCCCGGACAAAATCCATGATGCCCAGCGCCCTGTGCTGTCCGTCGAATAACTTCAGATCGGCTTCCATTGGGATTTTCAGGATACCCACAGATGGCGACAGTTCGCTGGGAAGGAAATCTACGGCAATATCAATATTTCCGGTGATCGAGGGCAGAATATACGGCTTTCCGCTGCCGGTGGCATCGGCAACATAATTTCTGATTTTACGCGCGCGCGTTCTGTTTGCTTCGCGCTGGCTGCGGGCCATTACATCGCCCTGATCATCCATTGCCAGAAGGCGGCGTAAAACAGCCATTGGCACTGTCAGCATGTACTGTTCAACGCCACCCTGGACGCCGCGTGTTGCCGGTAATTCGAAAAAATAGTTATCAGTATTCATTTCAGGTTCCTTCACATTTAGTTGATGCCCGGCCTTAACCGGGCGAAAAGGTTAGCGATCGAGAAGCATTTTTTTGACGTCGGCGCGCCAGTTAAGCGAATCGAAATAAACGAGAAATTCTTCATGTGAAGGAACAGCATCACGCGCAAACATAAACTGATGCGCGGAAAGCCAGCAATCGTCCTGCTCGGTGAATACCTGAATGTCCGGTGCGCCATCGGTTGAAGTGATCTCAGCGTACCAGGGGAAAACAGCACACATCATGTCCTCGTCCGGCTCGCCGCCATTCACTTCATCCTGGACGTGGAACCATACATAACCAATTGCCAGGGCAGGTTCGCCATTTTGGGCCGGTTTCAGTGAGGTCAATTCCGGGTTACTGACAAACCAGTTGAGATTAAAAAACTGGTGGGGGGTTAATAAACGCATATATCTCCTTAGCTGCCGATACCGGCAATTTTTCGGGCGGCGGTGTTGCCTCCCGATGATTTAATTATCGGTGATTATGCCTTTAAAGTCAATACAAGTACGGAATATATTTACCTGTTTTTATGCCCGTCAGGGCATGGAAGGCGACCGCGCCGGACTCCACCGGACACCGGCCGCAAATCGCCGGAAACTGCGGCGCTGACCGGCGCGCCCGGCCAACCCCCCTCCCTGCTAAGCCATAGCCCAGCTCGCCGCCACGCAGCTGCCGCACGTCCCCCACGGGGGTGCGCAGTGGGCGCCGCGCGCCTGCGCGCGGGAACGGCGGCCCGCCTGCGGGTCGCGGCGCCGTACTGCGAGTTACCGGGCGCCACGCGGCCGGTTACGGGGGACATTAAGTAAGCAGGAAGCCATCTAAACACTATATATAGCGTTCGCCGGCAGCTGAAAAAGCACTACATATAGTAGCGAAGCGGTAAAACTTGCCAACCTGACCATAACAGCGATACTGTATAAATAAACAGTGATTTGGAAGATCGCTATGAAGGTCGAAATTTTTGAAAACTCCGGCGCCTGCCGGGTACACAGCATCCCGTTTTATCTGCAAAGAATTTCTGCCGGGTTCCCCAGCCCGGCGCAGGGCTACGAAAAGCAAGAGCTAAACCTGCATGAATATTGCGTTCGCCACCCTTCGGCAACTTACTTTCTGCGGGTTTCCGGCTCGTCGATGGAAGATGGCCGTATCCACGATGGTGACGTACTGGTTGTGGATCGCTCGCTGACGGCCAGCCACGGCTCAATCGTAGTCGCCTGCATCCACAATGAATTTACCGTGAAGCGGTTATTGCTGAAGCCCAGACCCTGCCTGATGCCGATGAACAAGGATTTCCCTGTCTATTACATCGACCCGGAGAATGAGAGCGTCGAAATCTGGGGAGTGGTTACGCATTCCCTTATCGAGCATCCGGTATGTTTGCGCTGATTGATGTAAATGGCATGTACGCCAGCTGTGAGCAGGCATTTCGGCCCGATCTGGCAAACCGCGCGGTGGCCGTTTTATCCAACAACGATGGCAACATTGTGGCCCGCAATTATCTGGCGAAGAAAGCGGGCCTGAAAATGGGCGATCCGTACTTTAAAGTCAGGCCCATAATCGAGCGTCATAACGTCGCTATTTTCAGCTCGAATTACACGCTCTACGCTTCCATGTCGGCCCGGTTCGCGGCTGTGGTTGAGTCCCTTGCTACCCGCGTCGAACAATATTCTATTGACGAACTATTTGTTGACTGCAAAGGGATAGCGGCCGCAATGAGCCTTGACGCGTTCGGGCGCCAGCTGCGCGAGGAAGTCAGGCGACACACCACGCTGGTATGCGGAGTCGGTATTGCCCGCACTAAGACGCTGGCGAAGCTGTGTAACCACGCGGCAAAAACATGGCCCGCTACTGGCGGGGTGGTTGCTCTGGATGATGGCGCCAGACTGAAAAAATTAATGAGCATCCTGCCGGTGGCAGAAGTCTGGGGAGTCGGCCATCGTACAGAAAAGGCGCTCGCTACTATGGGGATCAAAACGGTGCTGGATTTAGCCAGGGCAGATACACGCCTAATCCGTAAAACGTTCGGCGTTGTGCTTGAAAGAACGGTACGGGAGCTGCGCGGCGAGGCTTGCTTCAGCTTGGAAGAAAGCCCTCCGGCGAAGCAACAGATCGTTGTTTCACGTTCATTCGGCCAACGCGTTGAAGCCCTGGCGGATATGCAGCAGGCTATCACCGGATTTGCTGCGCGCGCAGCTGAAAAACTGCGTGGTGAGCGACAATACTGCCGTGTCATAAACGTCTTTATCCGCACCAGTCCTTATTCGGTGCGTGATACACAATATGCCAACCAGGCAACCGAAAAACTGACGGTGGCAACCCAGGACAGCCGCACGATAATTCAGGCGGCACAAACCGCACTGGCGCGAATCTGGCGGGATGATATTGCGTATGCAAAAGCAGGGATCATGCTGGCAGATTTCAGCGGGAAGGAGGCCCAGCTGGATTTATTCGACTCGGCTACGCCTTCAGCTGGCAGTGAGGCGTTAATGGCTGTTCTTGACGGTATAAACCAGCGTGGAAAGAGCCAGCTGTTTTTTGCAGGCCAGGGCATAGATAACACCTTTGCTATGCGGCGTCAGATGTTGTCACCTGATTACACGACAGACTGGCGCTCGATACCGACAGCAACCATCAAATAATTACCGGCGCCGCGCGCGGGCCGGTCAACCCCTCAACCGGCCGAAACGAGTTTCGGCACGGTATCGCGGTTTTCGCTTAAAGCCGTTTCCTCTGTATAAAAGATCAGCTAAATTATGTGTATTGCACAATACATATATGGGAGGTTAACAGTGACTTTGCCTACGCCCGAAACCTACGATGAACTTCAGAAAGCCTACGATTTTTTTAATGAGAAGCTGTTCAGCAACGAGCTGCCGCCATGCCTGATAACGTTGCAGCGTGAGAAGCGAACGTATGGCTATTGTTCCTTCAAGCGCTTCGTCGGCCGCGAAAGTGGGGAAACAGTAGACGAGATCGCCATGAACCCGGTGTATTTCTCGATCAGAACGATAAAGGCCACGCTTTCAACTCTGGTGCATGAAATGGTTCACCAGTGGCAATTCCATTTTGGCGAGCCTGGCCGCCGTGGCTACCACAACAAAGAGTGGGCTGCACGGATGGAAAGAGTAGGGTTGATGCCTTCAGATACCGGCGAACCAGGAGGCAAGAAAGTGGGCCAAAGCATGACCCATTATATTATCGCCGGTGGGCCTTTCGATATGGCCTGTGATGAACTGCTGACGGGCCATTTCCGGCTTTCCTGGATGGACAGATTTCCACCTTACCAGCCTAAGCCCGGCGCTGTGTTGAGTCCCACGGGGAAAGGCTATGTTGACGACGACGAAGATGATAGCGAACACGAACTGGAGGAAGGCCGCGACCCGGTTGAACTCGACGACGAGATCATAGAAGCAATGCGATTTGTGGCGCCACCGCCAGAAGCACCAGTGAATAAAACTAACCGGGAAAAGTACAGCTGCCCGGTGTGTCATATCAACCTTTGGGGGAAACCGGGTATTGTGGTGTACTGCGGCGGGGAGCATTGCGAAAAGGCACAGCTGGTAGTTATAAAGTAAAAGCCCGTAAGGGCTTTACTTTCTTACACGTTTCTTAGCCGACTTTAAATTAGACTCTTTATAGGCTATTTCATGTTTTAGGCGATCAGCCTGAAATTTGATTAATTCCCGTATATGCAATTCGCTACTTACTCTGGGATTGTTCTTTTTGAACTCCAGTACAGTTAAATCATCAGCGGCTTTAAGCCGGGAATAAGTTTCTTTAAGCCCGGATAACTCTTTTTCTAATACCTGTATCTCATGTGGAGTATAAGAAGGGCGATATTTTGAGTAACGCGGTTCCGCCTTCTTTTTTTCCTCGTTATTAGGTAGCAGATAGGTAGCTATCAGAATAAATACTGCGCCACAAAAAACGAGTGTGGGCGCTGTAGGTAGGGAAAGCAAATAGTTTAATAATCCTGACTCTGGATTATCAGAAACGTTATTGCTGACTTGGTAAGCTGCGCTTAATGCAACAACAGCCATAAAATAGCAGAAGCTGGATAAAACACTTTTCATACTTACCTCGCTTCGTTTAATCAGGTACAGAACTAGAATTAACGCTATATTTTGCGGCTTCAGCTAAAACCTTTTTAGCCAGCTTCTCTGGTATCCAGACCTGGACTAATTGCAGAGCTTCGCCATCTTCAGTATGAAGCGTGGTGCTTTGATAAAGATCCCAGATACGTTTTGCTGTACTTGAAATATTCTGTTTGGAACGACCTACACGAGCGGCGACGTCTGTAGCCTTTTCACCTTTGACTAAAACTGAATAGCCAATATCGGTAGTAATATGCGCCAGCGATGCCATCTTAGGTAACAGCTGTTTCCATTCTGCTTCAGTAATTCTGTTTTTCTGTGCCATCTGGTTTGTCTCCAAATCGAATCGTTATAAAGAGACTACCGGTAAAAGGTGATTAAGTCAATATAAGTACGATTATTTTATACTTTAGTTTATAGGTGAGGCCCGGTGCGGCAGCAGCGCGGGCCTCGATGGAGCCGCGAAGGTGCTGGCGCCATACACGGATTAAACCATGAACCGTGAAGAACTGCGAAACTTGTTTTCGCGGTTCTGAGGGGTTGACCGAGCCGCGTAGCGGCGCTGGTAAGCAAAGACGAATCCTGACTTATTCACTGCCTGTATTGGGTAATTACAGGATATATATATACAGGAGATCGTACAGGGAAAAACTACAGGATCACCTTACAGGTTTAGGGGGGGGGTAATTTATCCTGGTTTAGGGGGGGTGATTTATCTCAGTCAGGGGGGGGGATTTATCTCAGTTAGGGGGGGGTGATTTATCTTGATGGGGGGGGGCGATTTATCTTGGATAACTTGCTGAATTA encodes:
- a CDS encoding DGQHR domain-containing protein — its product is MNTDNYFFELPATRGVQGGVEQYMLTVPMAVLRRLLAMDDQGDVMARSQREANRTRARKIRNYVADATGSGKPYILPSITGNIDIAVDFLPSELSPSVGILKIPMEADLKLFDGQHRALGIMDFVRDYANTGDTISLLLTVGLPLEMRQQFFADINNNASKPAAAISMAYNNNDPVNQLAMYLAQNVSGLAGAVDFEHNAVPAKSSRLISFKALNDATKKMLSLRASSEPTLQQRDAAEKLWSAWSGAMRWLDIAQDDIAAEYRQEALGLHGIMVNAMGMATARMLQTRPLDSIVSLLACAEQGENGFHYRDSFVHENWHDICVDPQTGTIRTDRRALEATAIELQRLVDPFAECAWLRPYLGDEVPDTTLLKFNAGIVKLKEETGLPQIAVVEKLEQLRDGDEQTRSRIVGTLRAFKKFIAEGV
- a CDS encoding antirestriction protein ArdA — translated: MSTVTTPAVYVGTYHKYNCGSIAGAWLDLTEFDSSEEFYERCRELHANEADPEFMFQDWEGFPADMASEGHIKWEFIDGFKQASEEGREAAFLAFVELFSSTDYDQFDNAYMGEAKDEETYAQEYLDISGLLNGIPDCVARYFDLEAYARDLFMGEFRFYDGHVFNMTF
- a CDS encoding cobalamin biosynthesis protein CbiX, coding for MHYLFVLIPLALFASAAALALPWFMVRAGMREMVQLSCAIAAVLGLCAATGIFSNADNGPLALLFGCAALACFLYAIDCALPLYMTRKKPRKQL
- the ardB gene encoding antirestriction protein ArdB, whose translation is METIEITARYISENARMNFMPAAFHNAFFSADHFIQSFLNRYAKDYQGGYWEYLQASNGAFFIEAPHSLWLSLPNYFEDECSPREVGIIVCLYAYSYFCGLAYEEGKAELNETMANRYHLLREYVNTLEIESQNRIYRAID
- a CDS encoding LPD29 domain-containing protein; amino-acid sequence: MNTQLLKVGQCLKHLNDEVAVSEVTLSDGEISYTLLNLELPTAFTVAQARINARFGWTLTDKTLSLDEIRRRREIVRVCKQRREEEAARKAEEEQRSREQVSTNPDYQDLLTKKDEPSTAKLAAKNIRLLLKKHFKGIKFSVRMRDYSCINVGWTDGPTTEEVDAIISRFQEGRFDGMTDMYEYGNDPFNKVYGGVNYLFTSRECSDALIEEAIASVKSRYKTVIGDDCTVAAFRSGKLWNVGNEYFSHGLQSAIHQAAAAISKK
- the mucB gene encoding translesion error-prone DNA polymerase V subunit MucB gives rise to the protein MFALIDVNGMYASCEQAFRPDLANRAVAVLSNNDGNIVARNYLAKKAGLKMGDPYFKVRPIIERHNVAIFSSNYTLYASMSARFAAVVESLATRVEQYSIDELFVDCKGIAAAMSLDAFGRQLREEVRRHTTLVCGVGIARTKTLAKLCNHAAKTWPATGGVVALDDGARLKKLMSILPVAEVWGVGHRTEKALATMGIKTVLDLARADTRLIRKTFGVVLERTVRELRGEACFSLEESPPAKQQIVVSRSFGQRVEALADMQQAITGFAARAAEKLRGERQYCRVINVFIRTSPYSVRDTQYANQATEKLTVATQDSRTIIQAAQTALARIWRDDIAYAKAGIMLADFSGKEAQLDLFDSATPSAGSEALMAVLDGINQRGKSQLFFAGQGIDNTFAMRRQMLSPDYTTDWRSIPTATIK
- a CDS encoding DUF905 family protein, coding for MEMERKAIEQMLAERPVTQVNVKIAAVSKYDDHQVEIRCKETGLLIWRAWDFEKDFKEDLERELMRYAPL
- the ccgD gene encoding protein CcgD; translated protein: MHFTNFLQRYFDIEIDHTFDPTIQGSNETGKDVTKIWIYEKGEDSEPLLILTEAWWYTETKTPGNWLIGNVYSALEHGREIHESDFRKLVTAGKVISQHE
- a CDS encoding antirestriction protein ArdR, which gives rise to MLATLQQPTAWQLPARLMLLELLMFDYRNSDQERYGQQIYHHFRKQGNHRWDTAVHQDNGGKYTVVFRHSFSKKQADGVKRTMIRDETVIRADSAQELTEATFPAFQDSDILKASDFFKSLTSQ
- a CDS encoding Hha/YmoA family nucleoid-associated regulatory protein, which codes for MRFRACRQRDTLEKVYQSMLDRDQVPECDYGAFESAADHRRAEIVSGKLWDKVPSHVWRYVD
- a CDS encoding cobalamin biosynthesis protein CbiX; translated protein: MLNKIENSTNISSSNPCSIGGLIAVKDDRGETHIIQRELISHTEDRSDIEGRAATSVFLVTGKWICVFLSGEKLAEKLSINVSE
- the mucA gene encoding translesion error-prone DNA polymerase V autoproteolytic subunit MucA → MKVEIFENSGACRVHSIPFYLQRISAGFPSPAQGYEKQELNLHEYCVRHPSATYFLRVSGSSMEDGRIHDGDVLVVDRSLTASHGSIVVACIHNEFTVKRLLLKPRPCLMPMNKDFPVYYIDPENESVEIWGVVTHSLIEHPVCLR